The segment GCAGTGCTCCATTGTCCTCAAGTGAGTCATCAAGGGCAAGCCAGACAGACAGAACCGGACCTCCATCAAAACCCCAGTACCTAAAAACCAACACATGATGATACCTGAGCCAATAGAAAACCAAAAACAccatatttaatttcattatgtGAAATGGTGCCTACTTCATGTCCTGGTGCCAGGCTACAAATGGCATCCCATCCTTCTCGTTGCTCAATTGGATGACACCATTGCTATCTGGCTTTTTCACTGGATATTTACAAATGAATCTGGAGTCAAGTAGGATGACGTCGGGTCCCAGAACTGCAGTGACCACCTCAAGAAGCCTAGGGTGCTTGGCGAGGGCCATCACCCAGTCGTACTCCTGGTGGATATTATGAAGGCTGTAAGCGGTGTAATCTACACCTGTAAAAGAATACTGGGGTTATTTCAATTCCAAACCTCAAGTCCAAGGCTTTCACATAAGTCAACAACAGGAATGCAGCAGTTCCACTGAACCTCACCATGTTTTCTCTCCAGCTCAGCGAAGGCATCCCGGGCCTGCTGCAGCTCTTCTGGACTCAGGATAGGAAGAGCCGACAGATACCCCTGCTGCTCGTACTGGGCCTGAATCTCAACCGCGTCTCTGTTCATGTCTGAAAAGGCAGTGAAACTTCCGCTTGTCTGCTTCGTCTCTAGCTTTCTCAAGGGCTTGGCTTAATCTCAGCTGTGCAAACTCCGCGGGGAGAGAGAACCTGTTTGTATAACCTGTGGTACAGAGTGGTGTGTTGGCAGAGAGAAAGATTGGAATTAAACTTTGGGTTCATGCTCAGTCTGACTCAGGCATTTCATTTTTCAACCTC is part of the Megalobrama amblycephala isolate DHTTF-2021 linkage group LG23, ASM1881202v1, whole genome shotgun sequence genome and harbors:
- the zgc:174917 gene encoding probable alpha-ketoglutarate-dependent hypophosphite dioxygenase, encoding MNRDAVEIQAQYEQQGYLSALPILSPEELQQARDAFAELERKHGVDYTAYSLHNIHQEYDWVMALAKHPRLLEVVTAVLGPDVILLDSRFICKYPVKKPDSNGVIQLSNEKDGMPFVAWHQDMKYWGFDGGPVLSVWLALDDSLEDNGALQVIPGSHHSGLLPHHQSKRAGNMLSVNQEIPDELVQAENAILCPLQAGQMSIHDGLLVHASDPNTSNRRRCGYVIRYVPTCAYPIQDPERPRSFPDTVLVSGFDKYNHFSNKTSKL